In bacterium, the following are encoded in one genomic region:
- a CDS encoding sugar transferase, translating to MSKQLEKLFIFVSDFLMINAAFFIWCRLRGQMGFFTEPDFLGTAKVSIIIFLYWFVVFLFFGMYKPWSLRSRIDEIIEILKTVTIGIFIIFILTVDLRSDLKQPMTISRATIFAYWALMAGCISFGRVFLITIQKKLHKAGIGLKKSVIVGWRGKAFGLFNQLTKTPGLGYQVKGFVVSPQLKNATAYKNTPVLGTIDDLDKLIPKHDIQEVLIALPQYSKRNVEQVISRCDGTAVGLKIVPDLYDLIVGQVKTNQVFGFPLIEIFPRIMPAWEWKVKRFGDVVFSLLIFIGFLPVWLLVTAAIKIDSRGPLFYKQKRVGMNGKVYTMIKFRSMVHGAEKMTGPVWATWDDKRVTRVGKIMRRTRIDEIPQLLNVIKGDMSWVGPRPERPFFVEKFKKEIPLYARRLRVRPGITGWAQIKGGYDQTIEHVKQKLTYDLFYIENMSLRMDLKIILVTVYVMLKSKGH from the coding sequence ATGTCAAAACAATTAGAAAAGCTTTTCATATTTGTTTCGGATTTTTTAATGATTAATGCGGCCTTTTTTATCTGGTGCAGATTAAGAGGTCAGATGGGATTTTTTACAGAACCTGATTTCCTCGGTACGGCAAAAGTATCCATAATAATATTTTTATACTGGTTCGTTGTTTTTCTTTTTTTCGGCATGTACAAACCATGGTCATTAAGGTCAAGAATTGACGAAATAATTGAAATATTGAAAACCGTAACAATTGGTATTTTTATTATTTTTATTCTGACAGTAGACCTCAGGAGTGATCTGAAACAACCGATGACAATCAGCAGGGCTACAATCTTTGCTTATTGGGCATTAATGGCAGGATGTATTAGTTTCGGCAGAGTTTTTCTTATAACAATTCAGAAAAAACTGCATAAAGCCGGCATAGGCCTGAAAAAGAGCGTGATTGTGGGATGGAGAGGCAAGGCTTTCGGACTTTTTAACCAACTTACAAAAACGCCGGGACTCGGCTATCAGGTAAAAGGGTTTGTTGTCTCTCCGCAGCTAAAGAATGCAACTGCTTATAAGAATACACCTGTACTGGGAACTATTGATGACCTGGACAAGCTGATCCCCAAGCATGATATCCAGGAGGTTCTTATTGCGCTTCCGCAGTATTCAAAAAGGAATGTTGAGCAGGTAATTTCCCGGTGTGACGGAACAGCAGTCGGATTGAAGATCGTACCGGATCTCTATGATCTTATTGTAGGACAGGTAAAGACAAATCAGGTTTTCGGCTTTCCGTTAATAGAAATTTTTCCGAGGATTATGCCTGCCTGGGAATGGAAAGTTAAAAGGTTCGGCGACGTTGTTTTCTCACTTTTGATTTTTATCGGATTTCTGCCTGTATGGCTTTTAGTGACTGCTGCAATCAAGATAGATTCCAGGGGCCCGCTTTTTTATAAACAAAAACGCGTGGGAATGAATGGGAAAGTTTATACAATGATTAAATTCCGCTCTATGGTACATGGGGCGGAAAAAATGACAGGCCCGGTGTGGGCTACGTGGGATGATAAGAGAGTTACGCGTGTGGGAAAAATTATGAGGCGTACTAGAATTGACGAGATTCCGCAGCTCCTGAATGTTATAAAAGGAGATATGTCCTGGGTTGGGCCGAGGCCTGAAAGGCCGTTCTTTGTGGAAAAATTTAAAAAAGAAATTCCTCTGTATGCAAGACGCCTTCGTGTAAGGCCCGGAATAACAGGCTGGGCTCAGATAAAGGGAGGATATGATCAGACAATTGAACATGTAAAACAGAAATTAACGTATGATCTTTTTTACATTGAAAACATGTCTTTAAGGATGGATTTAAAAATAATTCTTGTTACGGTCTATGTTATGCTTAAGAGTAAGGGGCACTGA
- a CDS encoding glycosyltransferase family 2 protein: MQMIFWILVFLIVYSYFLYPFFLKVILFFKKAVRVIDENFTPRVTMIVSAYNEEYIMEKKIINFLNINYPKNKIELIIGNDGSSDNTEKILDNFCNNTLIRCFNFKERHGKSWVLNKLIPEGSGKIIVFSDANTLYSKTSIRKIVKHFRDKKTGGVCGRLILSNPENMLNIHGEVKYWNYENRIKSLEGAIKSVTGANGSIYAIRKELFSAIPENKFFNDDFIIPANIIKKGLDIVFEPEAEAWEFTSPTLKDEFFRRIRIGAGNYNAIPEILELLNPLKGFIAFSLWSHKIIRWFVPFMLLLILLINLLVLLMPFYRVIFILQIMFYLAGLIGIISHSRKKLNNIFMYPAYFLIINSALFAGFIKAVTGKQARTWSRVERS; this comes from the coding sequence ATGCAAATGATTTTCTGGATATTAGTATTTTTAATTGTTTATAGTTATTTTTTATACCCTTTCTTCTTAAAGGTGATTTTATTTTTCAAAAAAGCTGTCAGGGTTATAGATGAAAATTTTACACCCAGGGTAACAATGATAGTTTCAGCTTATAATGAGGAATACATCATGGAGAAGAAGATAATTAATTTTTTAAATATTAATTATCCAAAAAATAAAATAGAGCTTATTATCGGTAATGACGGATCAAGTGACAATACTGAAAAAATACTGGATAATTTTTGTAATAACACATTAATTCGTTGTTTTAATTTTAAAGAACGGCATGGTAAATCATGGGTTCTAAACAAGCTTATTCCGGAGGGTAGTGGAAAAATTATTGTTTTCTCTGATGCTAATACTCTTTATTCCAAAACTTCAATTAGAAAGATTGTAAAACACTTTCGGGATAAAAAAACAGGAGGTGTTTGCGGAAGATTGATATTGAGTAATCCAGAAAATATGCTAAATATTCACGGAGAAGTGAAATACTGGAATTATGAAAATAGAATTAAATCGCTTGAAGGAGCAATAAAAAGTGTAACAGGCGCAAACGGGTCAATATATGCCATAAGGAAGGAATTATTCTCTGCTATTCCTGAAAATAAATTTTTTAATGATGATTTTATTATACCTGCAAACATTATCAAAAAGGGATTGGATATTGTCTTTGAACCGGAGGCAGAAGCATGGGAGTTTACATCACCGACGTTGAAAGATGAATTTTTTAGAAGAATAAGAATAGGAGCTGGCAATTATAATGCAATACCGGAAATTCTGGAATTACTTAATCCATTGAAAGGATTTATTGCATTCAGTTTGTGGTCTCACAAAATTATAAGATGGTTTGTTCCGTTCATGCTTTTATTGATTTTATTAATTAATTTATTAGTGTTGCTCATGCCATTTTATAGAGTTATATTTATTTTACAGATAATGTTTTATCTTGCCGGTTTAATAGGAATAATCTCTCATAGCAGGAAAAAGTTAAATAATATATTTATGTATCCGGCCTATTTTTTAATTATCAATTCTGCACTTTTTGCCGGATTTATTAAAGCGGTTACAGGAAAGCAGGCAAGGACATGGTCCAGGGTTGAAAGGTCATAA
- a CDS encoding glycosyltransferase family 4 protein, whose translation MKRILMVLQSDFPPDMRVQKEALSLINAGNRVVLLCDNRVKNLRKSLIKGIEVVRVRHISAAKGNFHRFINLPVYPNPVWLYAIADTVQKIKADVIHVHDLPLALSVLHVSKIYNIPVIIDLHENYPAALKQWYKPGIAGWTIRNPKISAKVERFCLKKSKKIVVIDHVHKNLLIKRGVEADKIFVVPNVPSFEFINYNKPDNDFKRHYRNTYNLVYFGKLNPERNLELALRAVPALKDRIPSLKLIIIGDGPHRQILEKLVKFLKIEEAVQFTGWLDVADAAKFIDIADIGIIPHFSNDNMDIGVPNKLFEYMARGKPVVVPRSEAIAYVVSKINCGVIFKPNVLESYINAVIKIYESNLKFGDLGREAVEKEYNWNNAEKELFKAYFGI comes from the coding sequence ATGAAAAGAATATTAATGGTGCTGCAGTCAGATTTCCCGCCTGATATGAGAGTTCAGAAAGAAGCTTTGTCTCTTATTAATGCCGGCAACAGAGTTGTTTTATTATGTGATAATCGTGTTAAAAATTTACGAAAATCATTAATAAAAGGTATAGAGGTGGTACGGGTAAGGCATATTTCTGCTGCAAAAGGCAATTTTCACCGTTTTATTAATTTGCCGGTGTATCCTAATCCTGTATGGCTTTATGCGATTGCCGATACTGTACAAAAGATCAAAGCTGATGTGATACATGTGCACGATCTTCCTCTTGCTCTTTCGGTATTACATGTGAGTAAAATTTATAATATACCAGTTATTATTGATCTGCATGAAAATTATCCTGCTGCTTTAAAACAGTGGTATAAACCAGGAATAGCAGGCTGGACTATACGGAATCCGAAAATTTCTGCCAAAGTAGAACGGTTCTGCCTAAAAAAGAGTAAAAAAATAGTTGTTATTGATCATGTTCATAAAAATTTGTTAATTAAAAGGGGGGTTGAAGCGGATAAAATATTTGTTGTGCCAAATGTCCCTTCATTTGAGTTTATTAATTATAATAAGCCGGACAATGATTTTAAAAGACATTATAGGAACACATATAATCTTGTATATTTTGGTAAATTAAATCCTGAGAGAAATTTGGAACTTGCGTTGCGTGCAGTCCCGGCATTAAAAGACAGAATACCATCCCTCAAGCTAATAATTATTGGCGACGGACCGCATAGACAAATATTGGAGAAGCTTGTTAAATTTTTAAAAATAGAAGAGGCTGTTCAGTTTACAGGATGGCTTGATGTTGCAGATGCAGCAAAATTTATTGATATTGCCGATATTGGTATTATTCCTCATTTTTCTAATGACAATATGGATATTGGAGTACCGAATAAATTATTTGAATATATGGCGAGAGGCAAACCTGTTGTTGTGCCACGTTCTGAGGCAATAGCGTATGTTGTATCAAAAATTAATTGTGGTGTGATTTTTAAACCGAATGTATTAGAGAGCTATATTAATGCTGTTATTAAAATATACGAAAGCAATCTAAAATTCGGTGATCTTGGAAGAGAAGCAGTTGAAAAAGAATATAACTGGAATAATGCGGAAAAGGAACTCTTTAAAGCATATTTTGGAATATAA
- a CDS encoding glycosyltransferase family 4 protein, with the protein MKICMIIMTEFLNDARVTREANTLVKSGYDLDVFALKNKDTVKYEKKDGYRIFRISVKLRYILPKTNIFFFLKYLEFAARVIFKAGKEKYSLFHAHDLETLPIGFLLSVIHGKPLVYDSHELYIDMVKHGRFTKRIWFKIEKFLAGMTDSNILTTESRGKIFSERYFTEFPYIIKNVQILKPLIKTNKFHDILDIPQTEPIVLYQGVVSKARGVDVLVDAIEYVKKGVLVVIGPGGYKTKLMNDVADRGLSQRVFILDSVPWADLYQYTASASIGISLVQNIGLNNYTMLSNKLFEYLSAGLPVIFPDFPEWRNLIISEGVGLVVDQTDPREAANAINEILFSGDKYSAMSAKARKIVESKYNWDIEEKKLLKIYNGLLNKN; encoded by the coding sequence ATGAAGATATGCATGATTATAATGACAGAATTTTTAAATGATGCCAGAGTAACAAGAGAGGCGAATACTCTAGTGAAATCAGGCTACGATCTGGATGTATTTGCTTTGAAAAATAAAGATACTGTTAAGTATGAAAAAAAAGACGGGTATCGCATTTTCCGGATTTCCGTAAAATTAAGATATATCCTTCCCAAAACAAACATATTTTTCTTTTTAAAATATTTGGAGTTTGCCGCACGGGTTATTTTTAAAGCAGGGAAAGAAAAATATTCTCTTTTTCATGCTCATGATCTTGAAACCCTTCCTATCGGATTTTTGCTTTCTGTAATACATGGAAAACCTTTGGTGTACGATTCTCATGAGTTGTATATTGATATGGTAAAACACGGCAGATTTACAAAAAGAATATGGTTCAAAATAGAAAAATTTCTGGCAGGGATGACAGATTCTAATATTCTCACTACCGAATCAAGAGGAAAGATATTTTCAGAAAGGTATTTTACTGAATTCCCGTACATTATCAAAAATGTCCAGATTCTTAAACCCTTAATTAAAACAAATAAATTTCATGATATTTTAGATATTCCTCAAACAGAGCCGATAGTTCTCTATCAGGGGGTCGTGTCAAAAGCCAGAGGTGTTGATGTATTGGTGGACGCCATCGAATATGTTAAAAAAGGAGTGTTGGTAGTAATAGGGCCGGGTGGATATAAAACTAAGCTAATGAACGATGTTGCTGACAGAGGATTGAGCCAAAGAGTGTTTATACTGGATTCAGTGCCGTGGGCTGATTTGTATCAATACACAGCTTCTGCAAGTATTGGAATTTCCCTTGTACAAAATATAGGTTTAAATAACTATACAATGTTATCAAACAAACTTTTTGAGTACTTATCTGCAGGATTACCTGTTATATTTCCTGATTTTCCCGAGTGGAGAAATTTAATTATTTCAGAAGGTGTCGGATTGGTTGTAGATCAAACAGATCCAAGAGAAGCGGCCAATGCAATTAATGAGATATTGTTTTCTGGTGATAAATATTCCGCAATGTCTGCAAAAGCAAGAAAAATTGTAGAGAGCAAATATAATTGGGATATTGAAGAAAAAAAGTTGTTGAAAATTTATAATGGTTTGCTCAATAAAAATTAA
- a CDS encoding oligosaccharide flippase family protein, producing the protein MAYLQKSLLKHSFIYGASDIANRLIGFLLIPVYARFLLPDEYGTLQLLLILFNLIFIIVQFGIGSAIFKSVIYNQNTDKKLVYSTAFYFLLVSSLLFLTVIFLKADSISMLIFRTPGQTLLLRIVIISAFFNVFGVVPLAKLRIENNSLKFGVILVIKFVLQMLLNILFVVFLKKGIYGILVSECIVSGIFTIVYTIILSDSLRLKFSFTELKEMLEYGLPLIPASIAMLILTMSDRYLLKYYTGLDQVGYYSLAYKFGMIIGMMVSAFQKAWPSAMFNIAKERNAKEIFAKNFTYFFLFLSYMALLLGLFAKEIIVVFASEKYIPGFKIIPFISLAFIFYGVYYFTAIGLNIKKKTYYQSLAVSIAAALNIGLNVILIPRFGILGASAATLISFVVMAGTAAKISNHYYSVPYEINRIIKIFLLFVVFVTIPYIVTCNNMLLNIFIKICLVLLFPVFLIVFKFFKVEELMYIKKLYKKIKSGLAEH; encoded by the coding sequence ATGGCTTATCTTCAAAAATCCTTGTTGAAGCATTCATTTATTTACGGAGCGTCTGATATTGCAAACAGATTAATCGGTTTTTTATTAATACCTGTGTATGCAAGATTCCTGCTGCCGGATGAATACGGAACGCTCCAGCTCCTCCTTATACTTTTCAATCTCATCTTTATCATAGTTCAATTCGGAATTGGTTCTGCAATTTTCAAGTCAGTTATTTATAATCAAAACACAGATAAAAAACTTGTGTACAGCACAGCATTTTATTTCTTACTGGTAAGTTCATTATTGTTTTTAACCGTTATCTTTCTAAAGGCCGATTCAATATCCATGCTGATATTTCGAACCCCGGGTCAAACTTTATTACTCAGGATTGTTATTATTAGTGCATTTTTTAATGTGTTTGGCGTTGTTCCTCTTGCTAAGTTAAGAATAGAAAACAATTCGTTAAAATTCGGAGTAATACTTGTTATAAAGTTTGTACTTCAGATGTTATTGAATATATTATTTGTTGTTTTTTTGAAAAAAGGGATATACGGCATTCTTGTTTCGGAATGTATTGTTTCGGGAATTTTTACCATAGTATATACCATTATTTTAAGTGACAGTCTGAGATTGAAATTTTCTTTTACAGAGTTAAAAGAGATGCTGGAATACGGCCTGCCATTAATTCCGGCAAGTATTGCTATGTTAATATTAACTATGTCGGACAGATATTTATTAAAATATTATACAGGGCTTGATCAGGTAGGATATTACTCGCTTGCATACAAATTTGGTATGATTATAGGGATGATGGTGTCGGCATTTCAAAAAGCATGGCCTTCAGCTATGTTTAATATTGCTAAAGAAAGAAATGCAAAAGAAATTTTTGCAAAAAATTTTACTTACTTTTTTCTCTTTTTATCTTATATGGCTTTGCTGTTAGGCCTTTTTGCAAAAGAGATAATAGTTGTATTCGCCTCCGAAAAATACATTCCGGGATTTAAAATAATTCCTTTTATTTCCCTGGCATTTATTTTTTATGGTGTTTACTATTTTACTGCAATAGGGTTAAATATTAAAAAGAAAACATACTACCAGTCTCTCGCAGTTTCAATTGCCGCTGCCTTAAATATAGGATTAAATGTAATTTTAATACCGAGGTTCGGTATATTGGGAGCAAGCGCCGCAACCTTGATTTCATTTGTTGTAATGGCGGGTACGGCTGCTAAAATATCAAATCATTATTATTCTGTGCCGTATGAAATTAATAGAATCATTAAAATATTTTTATTATTCGTAGTTTTTGTGACTATTCCGTATATTGTTACATGTAATAATATGCTTCTCAATATTTTTATTAAGATTTGTCTTGTTCTTTTGTTTCCGGTGTTTCTGATAGTATTTAAATTTTTTAAAGTTGAAGAATTGATGTATATAAAAAAATTGTATAAAAAGATAAAATCAGGTTTGGCGGAACATTGA
- a CDS encoding glycosyltransferase family 9 protein, giving the protein MVNRIVYILKYLFLVPVYFLLKLKRDVSNIDINKLSNSRILIISGSGIGNSIMAVPLILTIKKNLPACSIDVLVTNSASGKILEKLTDVDNVYIFANFRVIHKMKYLRNRKYYLSIIAFPTRKLDIELVPLFAGINKIISHDYSNAHPFFKMFMHGLITVTLNEDLHDVDQNLNLFDTLPIHGEKIREYPKIDYINTTCIKKFFNEHSISSDRNLVAIHPGSKHNADYKRWPLESFLEVADKIIKIGILPFFIIGPDEAEIYKRIKETAFPVLREKDFNCVISVLSKSKLLITNDSGIMHLADLLNIPIVSIWGGSDFKRNGAVGKNVVNVYNPAIKCRPCLRFYKTRDCPGEQYECLYSISTEQVFSQVETQLKKLDLIK; this is encoded by the coding sequence TTCCTGCTGAAACTTAAAAGAGATGTTTCTAATATTGATATTAATAAATTATCTAACTCCAGGATTTTAATCATTTCAGGATCTGGTATTGGTAACAGTATAATGGCTGTACCCCTTATTTTAACTATTAAAAAAAATTTACCGGCTTGTTCGATAGATGTGCTGGTAACAAATAGTGCATCCGGAAAAATCCTGGAAAAATTAACAGATGTAGACAATGTTTATATTTTTGCAAATTTTCGAGTCATACATAAGATGAAGTATTTGAGAAACAGAAAATATTATTTATCTATAATTGCATTTCCTACACGTAAGCTGGATATTGAACTTGTACCCTTATTTGCCGGAATAAATAAAATTATTTCACACGATTATTCTAATGCGCATCCCTTTTTTAAAATGTTTATGCATGGACTGATTACTGTAACTCTTAATGAAGATCTACATGATGTTGATCAGAATTTAAACCTGTTTGATACACTGCCAATACACGGAGAGAAAATCAGGGAATATCCGAAAATTGATTATATAAATACAACTTGTATAAAGAAATTTTTTAATGAACACAGTATATCCTCAGACAGGAATCTTGTGGCCATACATCCGGGAAGCAAACATAACGCTGATTATAAAAGATGGCCTCTGGAATCCTTTTTAGAAGTTGCTGATAAAATTATAAAGATTGGAATCTTACCCTTTTTTATTATCGGGCCTGATGAGGCAGAAATATATAAAAGAATTAAGGAGACGGCATTTCCGGTATTAAGGGAAAAAGATTTTAATTGTGTAATAAGCGTATTGTCGAAATCTAAATTGTTAATCACAAATGATTCGGGGATTATGCATTTGGCAGATTTGCTGAATATTCCCATTGTATCAATCTGGGGTGGTAGTGATTTTAAAAGAAATGGTGCAGTCGGGAAAAATGTTGTCAATGTTTACAATCCGGCAATCAAGTGCAGGCCCTGTTTAAGGTTCTATAAAACCCGGGATTGCCCGGGAGAACAGTACGAGTGTCTTTATTCAATCAGTACGGAACAGGTTTTTTCCCAAGTGGAAACGCAGCTTAAGAAGTTGGATTTAATTAAATAA